In Desulfofundulus kuznetsovii DSM 6115, the following are encoded in one genomic region:
- the tsaE gene encoding tRNA (adenosine(37)-N6)-threonylcarbamoyltransferase complex ATPase subunit type 1 TsaE encodes MALVWRTRSAGETEEFGRLLASVLLPGDVLCLHGDLGAGKTVLARGIARGLGITGPVTSPTFTLINEYSGRLPLYHMDAYRLDGPGDMADLGYEEYFYGDGVTLVEWAGRIEEVLPSKRLDIYLKGFPGEPELREILFIPRGKRYEELVKELSALVCAGH; translated from the coding sequence ATGGCTTTGGTATGGCGAACCCGTTCCGCCGGGGAAACTGAAGAATTTGGCCGCCTTTTGGCCTCCGTCTTACTTCCGGGGGATGTCCTGTGCCTGCACGGTGATCTGGGTGCAGGGAAGACGGTACTGGCCCGGGGTATCGCCCGTGGCCTGGGGATCACGGGGCCGGTGACCAGCCCCACTTTTACTTTAATTAACGAATACTCCGGCCGGTTGCCCCTTTACCATATGGATGCCTACCGTTTGGACGGGCCCGGGGACATGGCCGACCTGGGCTATGAAGAATACTTCTATGGTGATGGAGTGACCCTGGTGGAGTGGGCGGGGCGGATCGAAGAAGTTTTGCCTTCCAAACGGCTGGACATTTACCTCAAGGGATTCCCCGGGGAACCGGAATTACGGGAAATTCTTTTCATTCCCCGGGGAAAGCGTTATGAAGAACTGGTGAAGGAGCTGAGCGCCCTTGTTTGTGCTGGGCATTGA
- the tsaB gene encoding tRNA (adenosine(37)-N6)-threonylcarbamoyltransferase complex dimerization subunit type 1 TsaB gives MFVLGIEAATPVAAVAVVHGERVLAERMVNNQRTHSVNLLPMIKAVLEDARVTRKDLGGIAVSSGPGSFTGLRIGMATAKTLAQVWGLPIVGISTLDALAYPLTGQRGLICPILNARKDEVYAAVYRTVEGKLERLEGPMAVRPEELVRRFEPLELPVTVLGDGVPIYGEFFKKQLGSRVFLAPGSAMWPRGAPVAELGYRLLMAGEGRDPLELLPNYIRLSEAEMKWLQKQKG, from the coding sequence TTGTTTGTGCTGGGCATTGAGGCCGCCACCCCGGTGGCTGCAGTGGCGGTGGTCCACGGGGAAAGGGTGCTGGCCGAGCGGATGGTTAATAACCAGCGCACCCACTCGGTGAACCTCCTGCCCATGATCAAAGCGGTACTGGAAGATGCCCGGGTTACCCGTAAGGATCTGGGGGGCATCGCCGTTTCCTCGGGCCCCGGTTCCTTTACCGGCCTGCGCATAGGCATGGCCACGGCCAAAACCCTGGCCCAGGTCTGGGGATTGCCCATTGTGGGCATCAGCACCCTGGATGCCCTGGCGTACCCTTTAACAGGCCAGAGGGGGTTAATTTGCCCCATTCTTAACGCCCGGAAAGACGAGGTCTATGCGGCGGTATATCGAACGGTCGAGGGGAAACTGGAACGCCTGGAAGGTCCCATGGCGGTCCGGCCTGAGGAACTTGTTCGACGCTTTGAACCCCTGGAGCTTCCCGTTACCGTGCTGGGCGACGGGGTTCCCATTTATGGCGAATTCTTTAAAAAACAACTAGGTAGCCGGGTTTTTCTGGCCCCGGGCAGTGCCATGTGGCCCCGGGGTGCCCCGGTGGCCGAGCTGGGTTACCGGCTGCTGATGGCCGGGGAAGGTAGGGATCCCCTGGAGCTACTGCCCAACTACATCCGGTTATCCGAAGCTGAAATGAAATGGCTTCAAAAACAAAAAGGGTAA
- the rimI gene encoding ribosomal protein S18-alanine N-acetyltransferase, producing MPMELTFVEMSCDHLDEVLAIEQVSFTTPWSRHAFTYELLQNEFAVYIVVLAGQKVVGYAGMWLVLDEAHVTNVAVHPQYRRRHIGRKLMQELMRRAVTLGASRMTLEVRTSNHVARHLYASLGFVERGRRRGYYTDTNEDAVIMWKDPLGGFTGGEY from the coding sequence ATGCCTATGGAACTGACTTTTGTCGAAATGTCCTGCGATCATCTGGATGAGGTACTGGCCATTGAGCAGGTCTCTTTTACCACTCCGTGGTCCCGCCATGCCTTTACATATGAATTGTTGCAAAACGAGTTTGCCGTATACATCGTCGTTCTGGCGGGTCAAAAGGTGGTCGGCTATGCCGGGATGTGGCTGGTTCTGGATGAGGCCCACGTGACCAATGTGGCCGTGCATCCCCAGTATCGCCGGCGGCATATAGGGCGGAAACTGATGCAGGAACTCATGCGCCGGGCGGTCACGCTGGGAGCCAGCCGGATGACCCTTGAGGTGCGCACCTCCAACCACGTGGCCCGGCACCTTTATGCATCCCTGGGTTTCGTGGAGCGGGGCCGGCGCCGGGGATACTACACCGACACCAACGAGGACGCCGTGATCATGTGGAAGGACCCTCTTGGTGGTTTCACAGGAGGTGAGTACTAG
- the cysK gene encoding cysteine synthase A yields MRIFNDVTELIGSTPLVRLRKMAFGLPAVVLAKLEYFNPGGSVKDRIAYNMIREAEEKGLITKDTLIIEPTSGNTGIGLAMVCAARGYRLVLTMPETMSVERRRLLSAYGAEVVLTPGNEGMAGAVRKARELAASHPNAFMPQQFANPANPAAHRAATAKEIWRDTGGEVDFFVAGVGTGGTITGVVSVLKARRPSLRAVAVEPAASPVLSGGQPGPHKIQGIGAGFVPEVIDMSLLDEIIKVTDEDALNTARRLAREEGLLVGISSGAAVWAALQVAGRPENRGKTVVVLLPDTGERYLSTELFG; encoded by the coding sequence ATGCGCATATTTAATGACGTGACGGAATTGATTGGTTCCACGCCCCTGGTTCGTTTACGAAAGATGGCTTTCGGTCTACCTGCCGTTGTTTTGGCCAAGCTGGAGTACTTTAATCCCGGCGGAAGCGTTAAAGATCGAATAGCCTACAACATGATCCGTGAGGCGGAGGAAAAAGGGTTGATAACTAAGGACACCCTGATCATCGAGCCTACCAGCGGAAATACCGGCATTGGCCTGGCCATGGTTTGCGCGGCCCGGGGTTACCGGCTGGTGCTGACCATGCCTGAAACCATGAGTGTGGAGCGGCGCAGGCTTCTCAGCGCCTACGGGGCCGAAGTGGTCCTTACCCCCGGTAACGAGGGCATGGCCGGGGCCGTACGCAAAGCCCGGGAACTGGCGGCCTCCCACCCCAATGCCTTTATGCCGCAACAATTTGCCAACCCGGCCAACCCGGCCGCCCACCGGGCCGCCACTGCCAAAGAAATCTGGCGGGATACCGGAGGGGAAGTGGATTTCTTTGTGGCCGGCGTTGGTACCGGGGGGACCATTACCGGGGTGGTCTCTGTTTTGAAAGCCCGCCGTCCCTCCCTGAGGGCGGTGGCGGTGGAACCGGCCGCCTCACCGGTGCTTTCCGGCGGGCAGCCCGGCCCGCACAAAATTCAGGGCATCGGCGCGGGTTTTGTACCAGAAGTGATTGATATGTCTTTGCTGGACGAGATTATAAAGGTGACCGATGAAGATGCGCTGAACACCGCCCGTCGCCTGGCCCGGGAAGAGGGCCTGCTGGTGGGTATTTCTTCGGGAGCGGCTGTCTGGGCGGCTTTACAGGTGGCCGGCCGGCCGGAAAACCGGGGCAAGACCGTGGTGGTTCTGCTCCCGGATACCGGGGAGCGTTACCTGTCCACGGAGTTGTTTGGTTGA
- a CDS encoding DMT family transporter, with product MPTKASCPLQHSSDLLTAGLERPFVNPYLAILVGVVGAAFSSIFTKLAMAPPLVIAFYRLGFTVLMIAPIALTRGREELRSMGGRDVMLACLSGVLLALHFTAWITSLEYTSIASSTVLVTMQPLFVVLGGYLIFKEKIARTGLVGAALALTGSTVVGVSDFQIGGQAFWGDILAFAGAIFIAGYVLIGRGLRHRLSLFPYIFVVYGASTVTLFLGALLTGMSFFTYPPLTWLWFFLLALVPTIFGHTIFNWALRYVKAAVVSVSILGEPVGATILAYIIFQQVPSTLQLIGGVVIIAGLTIFIRAAAQK from the coding sequence ATGCCTACAAAGGCGTCTTGCCCGCTGCAACACAGTTCAGATTTGTTAACCGCCGGTCTGGAGCGTCCCTTTGTCAATCCCTACCTGGCCATCCTGGTAGGGGTGGTGGGAGCTGCCTTTTCTTCCATCTTTACCAAGCTGGCCATGGCTCCACCCCTGGTCATAGCTTTCTACCGGTTGGGGTTTACCGTGCTCATGATTGCTCCCATTGCCCTGACCAGGGGAAGGGAAGAACTGCGCTCCATGGGCGGGCGGGATGTAATGCTGGCCTGCCTTTCCGGCGTTCTGCTGGCATTGCATTTCACCGCCTGGATTACTTCCCTCGAGTACACATCCATCGCCAGTTCCACAGTGCTGGTTACCATGCAACCCCTGTTTGTGGTTTTGGGGGGCTACCTGATTTTTAAAGAAAAAATCGCCCGCACGGGGCTTGTGGGAGCTGCCCTCGCTTTAACCGGGAGCACGGTTGTAGGTGTGAGCGATTTTCAAATCGGTGGGCAGGCTTTTTGGGGAGACATCCTGGCTTTTGCCGGGGCTATTTTTATTGCCGGTTATGTTTTAATCGGGCGCGGTTTGCGGCACCGCCTGTCATTATTCCCGTACATTTTTGTTGTTTACGGGGCCAGTACCGTAACTTTGTTCCTCGGCGCGCTGCTTACGGGTATGTCCTTTTTCACTTACCCTCCCTTGACATGGCTGTGGTTTTTCCTCCTGGCCCTGGTGCCCACCATTTTCGGCCATACCATTTTTAACTGGGCCCTGCGTTATGTCAAGGCTGCCGTGGTCTCGGTGAGCATACTGGGTGAGCCGGTGGGGGCAACCATTCTGGCTTATATCATTTTTCAACAGGTACCTTCCACCTTACAGCTTATAGGCGGGGTGGTTATCATTGCAGGACTCACGATTTTTATCCGGGCGGCAGCCCAGAAGTAG
- a CDS encoding methylated-DNA--[protein]-cysteine S-methyltransferase gives MLTFPRPSQEEALTALLDESVPAEIDGTGEPPLKRWPPLLEEKLDQYFQGRPVSFTDIPVDLSWCTPFVARVLGFVRHIGYGELWSYQQVAAAVGNPRAARAVGGALGANRVPLVIPCHRVIRQDGSPGGFGGGLPLKLQLLQLEGVRPGPTGRYQLTNDSVCVNISKARG, from the coding sequence GTGCTTACATTTCCCCGGCCCAGTCAAGAGGAAGCCCTGACTGCCCTGTTGGATGAATCAGTGCCTGCAGAAATTGATGGGACCGGCGAGCCTCCGCTAAAAAGGTGGCCTCCGCTCCTGGAAGAAAAGTTGGATCAATATTTCCAGGGCCGGCCGGTTTCCTTTACGGATATTCCCGTGGATCTTTCCTGGTGCACCCCCTTTGTGGCCCGGGTGCTGGGTTTCGTACGGCACATCGGGTACGGTGAATTATGGTCGTACCAGCAGGTGGCGGCAGCCGTCGGGAATCCCCGGGCCGCCCGGGCCGTGGGCGGGGCTTTGGGAGCCAACCGGGTTCCACTGGTCATCCCCTGCCACCGGGTAATCCGCCAGGATGGATCACCCGGCGGTTTTGGCGGCGGTTTGCCCTTAAAACTGCAGCTGTTGCAGCTCGAAGGCGTACGACCCGGTCCCACCGGGCGATACCAATTGACAAATGACTCTGTTTGCGTTAATATAAGTAAGGCACGGGGTTAG
- a CDS encoding ATP-binding protein — protein MQRCLECAKKEPDRPCVECQYFVQLSPLRRVPSPPVQVLLEDEHGRQYPARILVLNTTEFGLETEAPVPGRYVIRLQENLWVEVAGVPFKGKNNVHVFDILCVHRKQGTARRLSREEYQLLAGSAGELIQEISRHLPEHLQDLVREKLLAEVEKSELINALRVGKVMKYEGGRFRYLSGQADLDLPMEEAEKLMRQAIRQAEHRREVIISADGQKVFDLHGVPFDHRSGGLLAFDITEVIEKERKMHQQEMQAYREAIAAVTGGRLYLVNSGEMEKVISEGTELARGEVRQNHDIPEARRAMREALPVLDSRRQHAIALCLTEALANALKHAGGGCWQARQSGDTVRIIVQDRGPGIKTSELARATLMRHYSTKNSLGCGFTLMLYYADHLYLNTGPSGTALALDFGIKTGQDQ, from the coding sequence ATGCAACGGTGTCTTGAATGCGCAAAGAAAGAACCGGACCGTCCTTGTGTGGAGTGCCAGTATTTTGTCCAGCTAAGCCCCCTTCGCCGGGTGCCTTCGCCGCCTGTCCAGGTGTTACTGGAAGATGAACATGGCAGGCAGTATCCGGCTCGCATCCTGGTGTTAAATACCACGGAGTTTGGGCTGGAAACGGAAGCCCCTGTTCCGGGGCGGTATGTAATCAGGCTGCAGGAAAACTTGTGGGTTGAGGTGGCCGGGGTACCGTTCAAAGGGAAAAATAACGTCCACGTTTTTGATATCCTGTGTGTTCACCGGAAGCAGGGGACTGCCCGTCGTCTTAGCAGGGAGGAGTATCAGTTGCTGGCCGGAAGCGCCGGCGAGCTAATACAGGAGATTTCCCGGCACTTGCCGGAGCACCTTCAGGACCTGGTCAGGGAGAAACTGCTGGCTGAGGTGGAGAAATCCGAACTAATTAACGCTCTCAGGGTGGGGAAGGTGATGAAATATGAAGGAGGGCGCTTCCGCTACCTTTCGGGTCAGGCTGACCTGGACCTGCCTATGGAAGAAGCGGAAAAACTGATGCGCCAGGCTATCCGCCAGGCCGAACACCGCCGCGAGGTGATCATTAGCGCTGACGGGCAAAAGGTGTTTGACCTTCACGGCGTGCCCTTCGACCACAGGAGCGGTGGACTGCTGGCCTTTGACATCACCGAGGTGATTGAAAAGGAGAGAAAGATGCACCAGCAGGAGATGCAGGCTTACCGGGAGGCCATAGCGGCGGTAACGGGGGGCCGGTTATACCTGGTGAATAGTGGAGAAATGGAAAAAGTGATCTCAGAAGGGACGGAACTGGCCAGGGGTGAGGTCCGGCAGAACCATGACATTCCGGAAGCCCGCCGGGCAATGCGGGAAGCCTTGCCTGTTCTCGACAGCCGCAGGCAGCACGCGATTGCCTTGTGCTTGACAGAGGCGCTGGCCAATGCTCTCAAACATGCAGGGGGCGGTTGCTGGCAAGCCAGGCAGTCAGGGGACACCGTCAGGATTATCGTTCAGGACCGGGGTCCGGGAATCAAAACCAGCGAATTGGCCCGGGCAACGCTGATGCGACATTATTCAACCAAGAATTCCCTGGGGTGTGGATTTACCCTGATGCTCTACTATGCGGACCACCTCTACCTTAATACAGGACCGTCAGGTACCGCCCTGGCCCTGGACTTCGGCATTAAAACCGGACAAGACCAATGA
- a CDS encoding STAS domain-containing protein, producing the protein MILLLKVDVYVDRGVCRLVLNGELDVETVAQLQEVVGKVGEHTLEVDLSGVSFVDSTGLKSLLDISNDWRQKGGQMLILRPQPDVAEVMRLVGLDRLLAQNTAPGGEER; encoded by the coding sequence GTGATTTTGTTGCTGAAAGTAGATGTTTACGTTGACCGGGGGGTGTGCCGGCTGGTGCTGAACGGTGAATTGGACGTGGAAACGGTAGCGCAGTTGCAAGAAGTTGTTGGGAAAGTGGGAGAACACACGCTGGAAGTTGACCTGTCGGGCGTTTCTTTCGTTGATTCCACCGGTTTGAAAAGTTTGCTGGACATTAGCAACGACTGGCGGCAAAAAGGGGGCCAGATGCTGATTTTGAGGCCGCAACCTGATGTGGCGGAGGTGATGCGGCTGGTAGGGTTGGACAGGCTCCTGGCGCAAAACACCGCTCCGGGCGGAGAAGAGAGGTAG
- a CDS encoding PP2C family protein-serine/threonine phosphatase, translating into MGEVITGNGKILRAYGLEVSGCSLPAEQVGGDFFEFISCDERTVFAVIGDVMGKGFHAARLMETIRHMLRECIRINPHPLEVVRRLNRVGWDELRKCGAFATLCLLCYDGIAGRLSCVNAGHHPPLLLSDGKVKVARCRGVALGLLEDYLGSGVEEFFLADGDAVVLYTDGLVEACGPGEQRYGQERLKEIVRLQNGADADRMKQNILSDLETFTRGFSQKDDVTLVVMKVTGKAGERGGN; encoded by the coding sequence ATGGGAGAAGTGATTACAGGGAATGGAAAAATACTAAGAGCTTACGGGTTGGAAGTTAGTGGGTGTAGCCTGCCTGCCGAACAGGTCGGGGGGGATTTTTTTGAGTTTATTTCCTGCGACGAGAGAACCGTGTTTGCCGTCATCGGAGACGTAATGGGTAAAGGATTCCATGCGGCCCGGCTAATGGAAACAATCCGCCATATGCTCCGGGAGTGTATCAGGATTAATCCCCATCCTCTGGAGGTGGTGCGCCGGTTAAACAGGGTGGGATGGGATGAACTGCGGAAATGCGGGGCTTTTGCCACCCTGTGCCTGCTGTGTTACGACGGGATAGCTGGACGCCTCTCCTGTGTCAATGCAGGGCACCACCCTCCCCTCCTTCTATCTGACGGCAAGGTGAAAGTGGCCCGGTGCCGGGGAGTCGCCCTGGGCCTGCTGGAAGATTACCTCGGGTCAGGGGTGGAGGAATTTTTTCTTGCCGACGGAGATGCGGTGGTGCTGTATACCGATGGACTTGTGGAGGCCTGTGGCCCGGGCGAGCAAAGGTACGGGCAGGAACGATTGAAGGAGATAGTTCGCCTTCAGAATGGTGCTGATGCAGACAGGATGAAACAAAACATTTTATCTGACCTGGAGACATTTACCCGCGGTTTTTCCCAAAAGGATGACGTGACACTGGTTGTTATGAAGGTGACGGGAAAGGCAGGTGAAAGGGGTGGAAATTAG
- a CDS encoding STAS domain-containing protein yields MEIRVRQKEGMAILEVEGELDFSNVEQLQQEIQRRTEEVVEIDLQGLRFIDSSGVGMLLSQVRHLYKQGRTLRIVRIPDFIREDLDVIGFFQVLEALKTNPNA; encoded by the coding sequence GTGGAAATTAGAGTCCGGCAAAAGGAAGGGATGGCAATCCTGGAGGTGGAGGGCGAACTGGATTTCAGCAACGTGGAGCAGTTGCAACAGGAAATTCAGCGACGGACGGAAGAAGTGGTGGAGATAGATCTGCAGGGACTTCGGTTCATAGACTCTTCCGGGGTGGGGATGCTTCTGAGTCAGGTCAGACACCTGTACAAGCAGGGGCGTACCTTGAGAATTGTTCGTATCCCCGATTTTATTCGAGAAGACCTGGATGTAATAGGTTTTTTTCAAGTACTGGAAGCTCTTAAGACAAATCCCAACGCTTAG
- a CDS encoding DUF342 domain-containing protein produces MKYKETIRGSPAATASTVDNAFPDGESVGPYAFVKQGRLVVWHRPEGPYPVVVPCPGVRLIVNGRECTQPTPVSMKDTVRVETVEERREGSWSVSVSSDGLQAILRTRPAVVVHRELPDLPPARVLQLKVVEREERFPPLTKDELLGELSRLGINYGVDWEACSRGVASCAEEEVVIARGIPAEAGKDGRVELLFSSISKVPVLAEEDEAVDFRERYVFTSVEAGDVLAVKHPPEPGRPGTSVKGEVIVPPSPRDFILSVGEGAVLTRDGERAVATRAGRPVASRWRDLVRVSVLPELVHAGDVDLASGNIVFKGDILIAGNVAEGMVVEAGGNVRVGGLVSGARVQATGSVVIRMNILSSVVIAGGVPAFLQGMLPQVHTLATGLQEMTMAIRQLLSHPAFKQGDLKRGIGPLVKLLLEGKFSHLPSAANTFKKQVKTMPPGMVAEGLEEFVREVERALVRSPLAVRDLRELETLARRAGEWEQAFASTPSTESDVVASSVHNSTVVATGDVRVVGSGCYNSRIQAGKKVTVSGVFRGGEIQAGGDVHVGELGSKSGAATRVVTGPAAVVTVGCAFENASIAVGGLVYRFNREEKGIRLWLDKEGNLRSKGISTWEITDLLQNRR; encoded by the coding sequence GTGAAATATAAAGAAACTATCCGGGGCTCCCCCGCAGCAACAGCGAGTACAGTGGATAATGCTTTTCCGGATGGAGAATCGGTGGGTCCATATGCTTTTGTGAAACAGGGGCGCCTTGTTGTATGGCACCGGCCGGAGGGACCTTACCCGGTGGTGGTACCTTGTCCGGGAGTAAGGCTGATTGTTAACGGCCGGGAGTGCACTCAACCCACCCCCGTATCCATGAAGGATACGGTGCGGGTGGAAACGGTGGAAGAGCGTAGAGAAGGGAGCTGGTCTGTATCCGTTTCTTCCGATGGTCTACAAGCGATATTGCGAACGCGCCCTGCGGTGGTAGTTCACCGGGAACTGCCGGATCTCCCGCCTGCCAGGGTACTGCAACTGAAGGTAGTGGAACGGGAAGAACGTTTTCCACCACTCACTAAGGACGAACTATTGGGGGAGTTGTCCCGGTTGGGGATTAACTATGGCGTAGACTGGGAAGCATGTTCTCGCGGTGTTGCATCCTGTGCTGAAGAGGAGGTGGTTATCGCCCGGGGTATTCCTGCAGAAGCGGGAAAAGACGGCCGGGTAGAATTGCTTTTTTCCTCTATTTCCAAGGTGCCGGTACTGGCGGAGGAAGACGAAGCGGTGGATTTCCGGGAACGCTATGTTTTTACTTCGGTAGAAGCGGGAGACGTCCTGGCTGTCAAACACCCGCCTGAGCCGGGTCGTCCCGGCACCAGCGTCAAGGGTGAGGTAATTGTGCCGCCGTCGCCCCGGGACTTCATCCTTTCGGTAGGCGAAGGAGCGGTGCTTACCAGGGATGGTGAACGGGCCGTAGCGACCCGGGCTGGACGTCCTGTGGCTTCCCGCTGGCGCGACCTGGTGAGAGTAAGCGTATTGCCTGAACTGGTGCATGCTGGTGACGTAGACCTTGCTTCAGGTAACATTGTCTTTAAAGGAGATATCCTGATTGCTGGAAATGTGGCAGAAGGGATGGTGGTAGAAGCGGGTGGGAATGTCAGGGTGGGAGGGTTGGTCTCCGGCGCGAGGGTTCAAGCCACGGGGTCCGTCGTGATCAGGATGAATATCCTGTCATCGGTGGTAATCGCAGGAGGAGTTCCTGCTTTCCTGCAAGGAATGTTGCCACAGGTTCATACCCTGGCGACCGGTTTGCAAGAGATGACCATGGCTATCCGGCAGTTACTGAGTCACCCGGCGTTCAAGCAGGGCGATCTTAAACGCGGCATCGGCCCCCTGGTAAAGCTACTGCTGGAGGGGAAGTTTAGCCATCTTCCTTCTGCCGCCAATACCTTCAAGAAGCAGGTTAAAACCATGCCCCCGGGAATGGTCGCTGAAGGCCTGGAAGAGTTTGTCCGGGAAGTCGAACGGGCGCTGGTTCGTTCCCCTCTGGCCGTGCGTGACCTCCGGGAACTTGAAACATTGGCCCGGCGAGCCGGGGAATGGGAGCAGGCCTTTGCGTCCACGCCATCTACAGAAAGTGATGTGGTGGCGTCAAGTGTCCACAATTCTACCGTTGTAGCTACCGGCGATGTCCGGGTGGTGGGGAGTGGTTGTTATAATTCCCGGATCCAGGCTGGTAAGAAGGTGACTGTATCCGGGGTATTTCGCGGTGGCGAGATTCAGGCCGGCGGGGATGTGCATGTGGGAGAGCTGGGGTCCAAATCTGGAGCTGCCACCAGGGTGGTGACTGGCCCGGCAGCCGTGGTTACCGTGGGATGTGCTTTTGAGAACGCTTCTATAGCGGTGGGCGGTCTGGTTTATCGTTTTAACAGGGAGGAAAAAGGCATCCGCCTCTGGCTGGATAAAGAAGGAAACCTCAGGTCCAAGGGAATTTCAACCTGGGAAATCACAGATCTACTGCAAAACCGTCGTTGA
- a CDS encoding GNAT family N-acetyltransferase: MGAYFASRLPGVGKVPWFICETLSCLFDDLGEINPDYPGFKKMSEHFVLSMFGSDGQPVGFCVFIPERLDLVQIDIILIKKELRERGLGRLLLGYLEQALEQGTILYVRQVTNTGRKFFTRCGFARDVQLFKVLNHNNRLLKEKTCYTPAVYACV; encoded by the coding sequence ATGGGTGCCTATTTTGCCAGCCGCCTGCCGGGGGTAGGAAAAGTACCGTGGTTTATTTGTGAAACTCTTTCCTGTTTGTTTGATGACCTGGGAGAGATTAATCCCGACTATCCCGGTTTTAAGAAGATGTCAGAGCATTTTGTCCTCTCCATGTTCGGCAGCGATGGCCAGCCGGTGGGGTTCTGCGTATTTATCCCGGAACGATTGGACTTAGTTCAAATTGATATTATACTGATCAAAAAAGAATTGCGGGAAAGGGGATTGGGCAGGTTACTGCTGGGTTACCTGGAGCAGGCGTTGGAACAGGGCACTATTCTGTATGTCAGACAGGTAACTAACACAGGCAGGAAATTTTTCACCCGTTGTGGCTTTGCCCGAGATGTACAACTATTTAAAGTATTAAATCACAATAATCGTTTGCTCAAAGAAAAAACCTGCTATACGCCGGCCGTTTATGCCTGCGTGTAG
- a CDS encoding type II toxin-antitoxin system Phd/YefM family antitoxin, with translation MPVQVNIHEAKTHFSKLLARVKEGEEVVIAKAGTPVARLVPVTERPARRIPGSAKGRVSISTDFNEPLPGNILEAFEK, from the coding sequence ATGCCTGTTCAGGTGAATATTCACGAGGCAAAAACCCATTTTTCCAAGCTTTTAGCGCGGGTAAAAGAGGGCGAGGAAGTTGTAATTGCAAAAGCCGGCACGCCAGTAGCCCGTCTGGTTCCAGTAACGGAGCGGCCGGCCCGGCGCATTCCCGGCAGCGCAAAAGGGAGAGTCAGTATCAGCACAGATTTTAACGAGCCTCTCCCCGGGAATATTTTAGAGGCGTTTGAAAAATGA
- a CDS encoding type II toxin-antitoxin system VapC family toxin, producing the protein MRALLDTHVFLWWITDDPQLSPRARKIISSGENKLYLSAASGWEMAIKARLGKLSLPDNPEPFILEQLAVNAIEPLAVSMRHALHVYTLPDFHRDPFDRLLIAQAQLENLPIITADSKIACYPVEVVW; encoded by the coding sequence ATGAGAGCGCTGCTGGACACCCACGTTTTCTTGTGGTGGATTACCGACGATCCTCAGCTGTCCCCGCGAGCCCGGAAAATCATTAGCAGTGGAGAAAATAAGCTGTACCTCAGTGCTGCCAGCGGCTGGGAAATGGCTATTAAGGCCAGGCTCGGCAAGCTCTCTTTGCCGGATAATCCGGAACCCTTCATTCTCGAACAACTTGCCGTCAACGCCATTGAGCCCCTGGCTGTTTCGATGCGCCACGCCCTGCACGTTTATACCCTCCCGGATTTCCACCGTGATCCTTTTGACCGCCTTCTGATTGCCCAGGCTCAGTTAGAAAATCTGCCCATTATAACTGCAGATTCCAAAATTGCCTGTTATCCGGTAGAGGTTGTTTGGTGA